Below is a genomic region from Maridesulfovibrio ferrireducens.
ATTGGAGGTGTTGGGATTTTGCCATCATCTCGTCTATTTTTTGAACTAAATGTTTTTGTCTTTGTCTAGGAGGCCAAAAAACATTTAGTGCATGAACATTATTCCTATTCAATGAAGGGTTTGCTGTTCCTGAATCAAGTCCTTTAACATCAAGTCCTTTTAAAAAATAATAAACAAGTTTTGGGTTATTCCCTATAAAATCTTTAACCCAAAGAGTCGTATCATGAGGCCAATAGTCTTCTTCTAAATAATAAGCCGTTCCAAGAGAACCTTTTCGTCCAATTACTACGCCCGGAGCAATTGCTTTAGCTGTATTGTGATGGCTCTTTATACCCCCACTAGATACGACTGGAATTGTTCCATAAATTTGTTGCTTTTTGGTAATATCAAAACCACGTTGAAGAATAAATTGATCTTTGATGTTCGTTTCTTCCCACCCATCACCCTTCTCTGCAAAAACATCATTCAAATAACTCTCAAACAACTCCCGAGCATTAACAAGGTTCTTCTCGGTGTTAGCGATAGATTTATCAATGGCCGCAAAAGCTTTGTCGAGTGTGGCTACTATGCGCTTTTGTTCTGAGAGTGGGGGGAGCGGGATTGGAATTTCTTTAAGTTTGCCTTGATTAAGTTTTGGGACTGTCAATCCTGTAATAAAAGCAGACAAATTTGATCCATTTAAATAATAGGTAATCCATTTATCTAAAAGCATATCTGGATCAGTCCGGACTACATGAGCGTGATTGTTAACCCAGTATTGTCCTTCTACTATAAATGCAGTATTTTCACCTGCACCCCATTTTGCTCCATCCTCTCCTATCAAAACAAGCCTTTCGTCAAAGATAAAATTTTCTACGTAATCAAGAATCCCTGTTGCTCCGTAGTATGGATATGGACCAGAAACTCTATCCTTTTTGGTGATGGGCTTTCTAAATTTATCTAGAACTTCACAAGCCATCCCTAGAGGTTTTAAAGTCCAACCTATAACGACGTTTGAAATTTGATCCATTACAACATCCCCCGAACCGCACCCAAAATCTCAGCAGTCTCAGCATCAAGCACCACCATCTCCGCCAAAATATCTTCCGGCTTCCGAAGCGGCTCTTCTTCCGGCGCATTAGGATTCTTGGTAGAAAGATCAAAACTACCCTGATCAACATCCTTAATATCAACAGACCAAGATTTCTCAGACTCAGCAAAACGCTTCTGCAACTCAACGAACTCTTTCAAATCATCATCATTAAGGCAATTAGTCTTCCCCATATTCCTACCGGGATCTAACTGATAATACCAAATCTTCTCAGTAGAAACGCCCTTCTCAAAAAACAGCACGACCGTTTTAACCCCCGCCCCTAGAAACGTTCCACCGGGACAATCTAAGACCGTGTGCAGATTGCAATTCTCAAGTAATTCCTGCCGTAATGCCTTGGATGCATTGTCAGAGTTAGAAAGGAAAGTATTCTTGATAACGACCGCCGCCCTACCGCCAGCTTTCAGATATTTGATAAAATGCTGCAAAAACAGAAATGCGGTTTCACTGGCCTTGATCGGGAAATTCTGCTGAACTTCCGGTCTCTCGCTGCCTCCAAAAGGCGGGTTGGCAAGGATAATATCGTAGCGGTCTTTTTCTTCAACATCAGCGAGGTTCTCTGCCAAAGTGTTGGTGTGCAGGATGTTAGGTGCATCAATGCCGTGCAAAATCAAATTCATGATGGCGATAACGTAGGCTAGGGACTTCTTTTCTTTACCGTAGAAAGTAGCAGTTTGCAGAGCGGTCAGCTGTCCGGTGCTTAAGTCTGTGCCTTTGCCGTCTGCGCCATGCCTCAGGTAATCATAACTTTCGCATAAGAATCCCGCAGAACCGCACGCACCGTCATATATTGTTTCGCCTATTACAGGATTAACAACTTGTATCATTGCACGAATAAGCGGCCTCGGTGTGTAGTATTCACCACCGTTGCGACCGGCATTACCCATGTTTTTAATCTTGGTTTCGTAAAGATGGGAAAGCTCGTGTTTCTCTCTCTGGGATTTGAAAGTGAGCTTATTCATCAGCTCAAGCGCATCCCGCAGGGAATAACCGGACTGGAACTTATTTTTGATTTCGCCGAAAATTTCGCCGATCTTATATTCTATAGTATCAGACGAAGACGCTCGCTGCTTGAATCCTTTCAAATACGGGAAAAGCTCTTCATCAATGTATGAAATAAGGTCATCACCGGTAAGGGCTGTATCGTGATCATAACTGCCGTCATCTTTTTTAGGGGCAGCCCACTTAGACCAGCGGTACGCTTCATCAATAATATGGGTGTAGCTCTTGCCGCGCAGTTCTGCTTTGCCCGCACGGTCAACTTCAAGATCATCAAGATATTTTAGAAACAACATCCATGAAGTCTGCTCAGTATAATCAAGCTCTGAGGAGCATCCTGCTTCTTTTCTAAGTACATTATCTATATTTTTAAATGTCTGCTCAAACATCAGTATCCTTATTGGTTTTGTCTTTATTTATAACAAGATAACAACAGTGTCTATAATATAAATCGTAATGTGACACACTGCGCCAAAAAGGTTTCGTACACATGTTGGGAAAGTGCAAGATTTAATGTTCTGGGGAAGTGGGATGCAGGGGTATGTTGTCTTATGTGGGTAAAGTTAGTCTATTTTACTTATTCAATATTTTTTCTTAAAAAAATTCAAAATTGAGTACAACCACGAGTATCCCAATTTACACCAAATACAAAAACAAACTATTCCGCACACTTACATTACCAATTCGATAGCCCCCGCCTCCACCATTTTTTATAAGGCCCCATTTCAAAAGCCTCGTTTCCAATCGGAAACGAGGCTTTGTTTTATTCATGAAGTATAATTAATGCGTCTAACGAATAAGCAGCTTTTCAATATTCCTGAAAAGTTTTGACTTAACTTGACATTGATCCTTAGAACAAAATTCCAATTAGCTACTACCTTTCACGAAAAGACTGCTGCAGCGATAGATAAATCGGCTTCATAAAATAACCGATCAGTGTTTTTTCCCCAGTTCGGATATCTGCCATAATGGTCATTCCGGGTAAAACTTGCAACTTTTGATTGTTTTTTTCGAGGTAACTCTTATCTAAAGTTACTGTTCCCTCGTAATAAACACGGCCCTTTTCGCCAACGATAGTTGTGGGTGAAATATCAATTAACTTACCTTTCACTCCGCCATAACGGGCAAAATCATAAGCTGTGAATTTTATTGTCACAGGCTGGCCCACTTGAATATGCCCTACGTCGCGTGACGAAATATGAACTTCGGCAATAAGCTCCTTCCCTGCAGGAACAAGTTCAAGCACAGTTTCTCCGGGTTTGACTATCTCCCCCAGCGAATTAACCTGAAGATTATGAATTACTCCATCCTGTGGTGCTTTCACGGACAACTGGAATACATCCATCTGAAATCGCTTTATTATTTCATGTATCTCTGAAGCCTCAGCTTCTACTACCGTAAGCTCGGACATCCATGATTCAAGAGCTTCTTCTTTTAGCTTAACAAGTCTATTCTTACTTTCAGTAAGCTTTTCGCCAACCTGAATACGATGTACCGGAATCTGATGCAGACTTTCCTGAACCTGTAAAAACTGCCTTTTTACACCAAAGTATTCACTTTTACCGACCAGTTCCTGTTTGAAAAGTCCTTCATATGATAGATACTCTTCCTTCAAAAGATCGTTTTGTTGACGCAAAGTATTCTCTCTGCTGTCCAGATTTCTAAGTTCAGCTTTATACTGATTTATTTGATTATTAAGGATAGCCCTCGAAGCATTCATAGACTCAATCTTTTGCGCATGAAGTCTTCTTTGCTGGGCGGCAAGATCCTTATAGCGGTCATCCACTTTTGAATAGTCCGGTTTTCTGCCATCAATCAAAGCAGCAAGCCTTTCTTTACGTAAATCCAGAGCAGCCAGCCTCCCAAGATGCTGATCCAAATTGGAGACAGATACAGTCGGATCCATTATGATAAGGTCCTGCCCTTTTTTAACAGCTTCCCCATCTCGAACCAGAATGGCTGAAACAATTCCACCATCTTCGCTCTGAACCCTTTTTATATGACCAGAAGGAATGATTTTGCCGCTGCTAACAGCCACTTCGTCAATTTTTGTAACGGATGCCCAACCGATAAACGACGCAATGACCAGCGTCAGAGTAATAATGACGTAGCGTACAAGCCTCGGCACTCCTGTCTCTTCAAGCAGTAATGCCTGCGAGAGATGCAGAGAATCTTTTTTATTGATGCGAACTTTTCTGTTTTCAGGGCTCATGGCTACTTCCTTTGAATACAATTAAAATAAACAGGATTTATATTCATCCGGCAAACTAGGCAGAACTCCATCCCTTGGTCCGAAAAGTTTAACTTTCCCTTTTTCCAACCAAAGAATTTTATCAGCAGCCTGAAGGTATTCGCAATGGTTTGTTACAGCGATTACAGAGGTTTTCCCCTTCATAGATTTAATCATATCGATAAAAAAAAGTCCTTCCTCTGAAGAGGGACGTTCAAGAACTTCATCAAGTAAAAGGATTGGTGCAGGACGAACCAAAGACCGGCACAGATTCAATTTTTTAAGGAATACCGTATGCATCTGTTTCATTCGGTAATCCCCCATTCTGGTCTCAAACCCATTGGGTAAGGACTCGATATCCTTGAGCACACCAACAATTTCACAGGCTTTTCTGAGCTCTTCATTACTTGCTGTAGGATGAGTAAGTCTAAGATTCTGAGCAATTGTTCCATAGAAAAATTGCGGAACTTGCGGAGTGTATCCAATAGTTCGCCTCAGCAGCAGCGGATCCATCTGGCGCAAACTCGTATTGTTAATTGTAATCATGCCTGCTTGTGGACGATACAATCCCATGATTAATTTCAGAATTGTCGATTTACCGGCCCCGTCATGTCCGGTAATAGCAAGAAATTCCCCATGATTAACTGAAAAATTAACTCCCAGTAAGGCCGGATGCGCATCACTGGTATATCTGATGGAGACTTGTGAAAACTTGATGTCACCACGCATTTTACGATTCAGCATAAGCAGTGATTCAGAGTGCTGTTCAATGTCCAGATTCATGAGTCGGTCAACCTGTTTGACACTTTTATTGATGCGCTCAACCTGCAACATGACCACAAAGGCGGATCTCAAAGGAGCAAGAATGCGCCAGACCAAAATCATTGAGGCCACCAAGGCTCCCATAGTCATTTCACCAGCAATAACTCCATTAACTGAAACAGCCATTGTTGAAACTCCGGCTGCCATAATCATGGTATTTGTAAGCACATTGATCTGAGAAGCCAGCTGTGAGGACCGGTATGACTGAGCTGCACATTCAGCAGAAAGCTGACGGTAACGTTTCTCCCATATCCGAGGAGTGCTGGTTAATTTTATAGCCCTGACCTTGGTAAGAATCTCCATGACAATTTCCTGCCGCGCAGCACCGACCTTGGCAACACCGGCATTCGCCCTTTTTACAAGCGGCATGTAAATAACTGCAAGGATGGCAAAAAAAACTATCGCCGTCAGTGGCACAAACACCACTGGTCCTCCCAATACCCACATCATGAAAAGAAGCAGGACAATAAAGGGCATCTCCAGAAGCGAAGTAAAAGCCTGCCCTGAAAAAAAATCACGGACTGAATCAAAATCTTTGATTCGCGAAGCCTGTGAGCCGATAGAAGCTGATTCGGTATATGAAGGGGGCAAATAAAGAATACGCCTAAAAACCTCATTCCCGACAATATTTCCCAGTCGTGCCCCGATAAAACTCATCATTCCAGACCGGATAATGCGTAACCCGAAATCACTGAAGATAAAGACCATGACCCCAACGACAATATAAGCAAGTTTGGTATTGTTATCAAAAAAAGGCATTTGGTCATAAATGGTCATTATAAACAAAGGCATAATAAGTGTAAGCACACTGAGTAGAAAAGATATAAGAAGGCCGTGCTGAAAAGTTTTACTGAACCGTTCAAGAACGTTTCTGAACCAGTTTTCTTGTTTCCGATGCAGTGAATGCCCTCTCGTGTCCACCTGATC
It encodes:
- a CDS encoding restriction endonuclease subunit S, with the protein product MDQISNVVIGWTLKPLGMACEVLDKFRKPITKKDRVSGPYPYYGATGILDYVENFIFDERLVLIGEDGAKWGAGENTAFIVEGQYWVNNHAHVVRTDPDMLLDKWITYYLNGSNLSAFITGLTVPKLNQGKLKEIPIPLPPLSEQKRIVATLDKAFAAIDKSIANTEKNLVNARELFESYLNDVFAEKGDGWEETNIKDQFILQRGFDITKKQQIYGTIPVVSSGGIKSHHNTAKAIAPGVVIGRKGSLGTAYYLEEDYWPHDTTLWVKDFIGNNPKLVYYFLKGLDVKGLDSGTANPSLNRNNVHALNVFWPPRQRQKHLVQKIDEMMAKSQHLQSIYQQKLKNLKDLKQSILQKAFAGELTTDPDMVSDQLEN
- a CDS encoding peptidase domain-containing ABC transporter, whose amino-acid sequence is MSSVSSSPFAVPGGFGLCIPPLLDALGWRGNDVHLAEAMPHLSESLDLSDLLNVMANLKFGSRSMAVRLNNIDDRTLPCLFVDSDGNAMVLTKSDGLNFLAYIRESESYQALKPDTRMGTAFFFDQVDTRGHSLHRKQENWFRNVLERFSKTFQHGLLISFLLSVLTLIMPLFIMTIYDQMPFFDNNTKLAYIVVGVMVFIFSDFGLRIIRSGMMSFIGARLGNIVGNEVFRRILYLPPSYTESASIGSQASRIKDFDSVRDFFSGQAFTSLLEMPFIVLLLFMMWVLGGPVVFVPLTAIVFFAILAVIYMPLVKRANAGVAKVGAARQEIVMEILTKVRAIKLTSTPRIWEKRYRQLSAECAAQSYRSSQLASQINVLTNTMIMAAGVSTMAVSVNGVIAGEMTMGALVASMILVWRILAPLRSAFVVMLQVERINKSVKQVDRLMNLDIEQHSESLLMLNRKMRGDIKFSQVSIRYTSDAHPALLGVNFSVNHGEFLAITGHDGAGKSTILKLIMGLYRPQAGMITINNTSLRQMDPLLLRRTIGYTPQVPQFFYGTIAQNLRLTHPTASNEELRKACEIVGVLKDIESLPNGFETRMGDYRMKQMHTVFLKKLNLCRSLVRPAPILLLDEVLERPSSEEGLFFIDMIKSMKGKTSVIAVTNHCEYLQAADKILWLEKGKVKLFGPRDGVLPSLPDEYKSCLF
- a CDS encoding N-6 DNA methylase, with the translated sequence MFEQTFKNIDNVLRKEAGCSSELDYTEQTSWMLFLKYLDDLEVDRAGKAELRGKSYTHIIDEAYRWSKWAAPKKDDGSYDHDTALTGDDLISYIDEELFPYLKGFKQRASSSDTIEYKIGEIFGEIKNKFQSGYSLRDALELMNKLTFKSQREKHELSHLYETKIKNMGNAGRNGGEYYTPRPLIRAMIQVVNPVIGETIYDGACGSAGFLCESYDYLRHGADGKGTDLSTGQLTALQTATFYGKEKKSLAYVIAIMNLILHGIDAPNILHTNTLAENLADVEEKDRYDIILANPPFGGSERPEVQQNFPIKASETAFLFLQHFIKYLKAGGRAAVVIKNTFLSNSDNASKALRQELLENCNLHTVLDCPGGTFLGAGVKTVVLFFEKGVSTEKIWYYQLDPGRNMGKTNCLNDDDLKEFVELQKRFAESEKSWSVDIKDVDQGSFDLSTKNPNAPEEEPLRKPEDILAEMVVLDAETAEILGAVRGML
- a CDS encoding HlyD family type I secretion periplasmic adaptor subunit, translating into MSPENRKVRINKKDSLHLSQALLLEETGVPRLVRYVIITLTLVIASFIGWASVTKIDEVAVSSGKIIPSGHIKRVQSEDGGIVSAILVRDGEAVKKGQDLIIMDPTVSVSNLDQHLGRLAALDLRKERLAALIDGRKPDYSKVDDRYKDLAAQQRRLHAQKIESMNASRAILNNQINQYKAELRNLDSRENTLRQQNDLLKEEYLSYEGLFKQELVGKSEYFGVKRQFLQVQESLHQIPVHRIQVGEKLTESKNRLVKLKEEALESWMSELTVVEAEASEIHEIIKRFQMDVFQLSVKAPQDGVIHNLQVNSLGEIVKPGETVLELVPAGKELIAEVHISSRDVGHIQVGQPVTIKFTAYDFARYGGVKGKLIDISPTTIVGEKGRVYYEGTVTLDKSYLEKNNQKLQVLPGMTIMADIRTGEKTLIGYFMKPIYLSLQQSFRER